The Daphnia carinata strain CSIRO-1 chromosome 1, CSIRO_AGI_Dcar_HiC_V3, whole genome shotgun sequence sequence ACCGTTTGGATCCAATTGttacaacaaagaaaaattttgacAGGTTTGGTACTGTCTATTTTCACAGATTTCAACTTGAAATTTATAATGCACATCATGTTTCAGTTTGCTGATTGGTCAGGACCACCCCAGTCGAAAGCCTTCAGATTGCTACTACCTGAATAAGGATTTCATATTGAGAGGCCACACCAGCGCCCACCAAGAAGAGCTCATTGCCAGTGGCTTGGACAGCTTTGTTGTCATGGGGGATGTCTACAGGAGAGATGAAATTGACGCCTCACATTTTCCAATCTTCCACCAAGCTGAAGGTGTTCGACTGTTTACCAAGCATCAAGTATTATTGTTCAATAGCAagtgggaaaataaaataatacctATTCATTTTTCCAAAGATTTTTGATGATGATAAGCAAAGTGTAGAACTATTTGAAGATGGGAAGCGAACCCCTTTTAAACAAGAATACCACACAGAAATTACGTCCAAAAAACTCCAGCATGATCTGAAAACCTGTCTGACCAAATTGGTACATCACCTATTTGGCACTGGTATGTAATTCTTAGTAATATACTTTGCTGttgattaaaatttaaatgtccTTGTCTTCTCTGGACAGATGTTGAGACTAGGTGGACTGAAACATATTTCCCATTCACCCATCCATCATTTGAACTGGAAGTCAAATTCCAAGATAAATGGTTGGAATTGCTCGGGTGCGGGGTGATTGAGCAACAGATTCTTTACAACGGTATTCAATTTCGTCATTTGATTTCTCGTTACTATGAACTGGTTTCATAAATCAATTGGTCATGAATTCTGCTTCATTTTAAAGCTGGTGTTCCTGACAAGGTCGGATGGGCTTTTGGTCTCGGATTAGAACGCATCGCTATGCGTTTGTACGAAATACCCGACATACGCCTGTTCTGGTCCAACGATTCCGGATTTTTGTCGCAGTTTGAAGGTGCTAGTCCCgataagaaaattaaattcaaGGTATAAGGGTTTAAATTATatattctttcaaaaaaaaaaataaacatgttttctatttcttaCTTTCAACTAGTCGGTTAGTCAATATCCCCAGTGTTTCAATGACGTCAGCTTTTGGCTACCTGAGGGGGACATCAACCCAAGCGATCTTTACGAAATTGTTCGTGGCATAGGAGGCGACATTGTTGAGCAAGTATAACTTTGAAAATGTCTTTGTCAGCACCTTGCGAAATATCTTTAACGTTGTCATCTTAAAAGGTTCGACTAGTCGACGAATTCGTTCATCCGAAGACGCAGCGACGTAGTCAGTGCTATCGCATTATCTACCGCCACATGGAACGCACTCTTACTCAGGCAGAAGTCAACGAGGTGCACAAACGAATTGAAGCCCAGCTCACCACTGAATTGGGTGTAACCATACGTTAACATACCTGGTGCGTGTACATAAATAGTCACAACCTGTGGAAAAGCTGTTGACGAGAAATCTATTTATTAGTTTTGGCGATGTATTGAAATAAACATTTCAGCGTAGACCAAGCTTTAtacaggcatttttttttttaaagggatcATTCCAGTTAAAGAAAGataaaataatacaaaaaaaaaagttttagtgTGGGGACACTCTTGTcaaacggaaaaacaattcACTGGACACTGTAtatgtttgtatgttttttagTCCGTCTAAACATGATTAAAAAATTGGTCCAGCCAAAGGTTAGTTGTtagaaactttttttgttctcctcAGCTAAATAGAATTTggggggggagagggaaaagaggagaagatattttttttacttcaacaTTTTCCTCTGTGGTTGCCATATTTTTGGTGATTGAAAGTGTCACCGGATCACGCCTAAACATTTAAGTATGCATATGAACAGATAAAAGATATAGAATGTTTGttaattaaaaacatttgaaacatgtttccttctttttctataaaaaaaaaggcaccaaatagaatttttcttcACTCACAATCAATGAAGtacaaataaatgaataaaa is a genomic window containing:
- the LOC130691846 gene encoding phenylalanine--tRNA ligase, mitochondrial-like; protein product: MTLLMKNLRIFANQCRNCTTKSAPNIEFTASSVNIDGRKFNRDKWTNVTPNILKHLNRNLHLKPGHPLCLLRENIISFMYKSFPNRAGNPIFSIYDRLDPIVTTKKNFDSLLIGQDHPSRKPSDCYYLNKDFILRGHTSAHQEELIASGLDSFVVMGDVYRRDEIDASHFPIFHQAEGVRLFTKHQIFDDDKQSVELFEDGKRTPFKQEYHTEITSKKLQHDLKTCLTKLVHHLFGTDVETRWTETYFPFTHPSFELEVKFQDKWLELLGCGVIEQQILYNAGVPDKVGWAFGLGLERIAMRLYEIPDIRLFWSNDSGFLSQFEGASPDKKIKFKSVSQYPQCFNDVSFWLPEGDINPSDLYEIVRGIGGDIVEQVRLVDEFVHPKTQRRSQCYRIIYRHMERTLTQAEVNEVHKRIEAQLTTELGVTIR